The Magnolia sinica isolate HGM2019 chromosome 10, MsV1, whole genome shotgun sequence genome includes a window with the following:
- the LOC131216876 gene encoding uncharacterized protein LOC131216876, with the protein MDRMIPREEHADADIQLDEYDKRRGDFGSRLALETMTKRSPADWWERFGDRTPQLTKFAVRVLSLTCSASSCERNWSTFEQIHTKKRNRLEQQKLNSLVYVMYNMKLRERSMKRRAAMDPILVDHIESDDEWIAEKEGPVLPTNPYWLEDQNMAFDISAITTIPESDDPVDSNAPSTSNISEGDCPPPSSRKRKATTLSKCL; encoded by the exons ATGGATAGGATGATCCCCCGTGAAGAGCATGCTGATGCTGATATTCAGTTGGATGAATATGACAAGAGAAGAGGGGATTTTGGCTCTCGCCTTGCACTCGAAACCATGACAAAGCGTTCCCCAG CTGATTGGTGGGAACGCTTTGGAGATAGAACTCCACAGCTTACGAAGTTTGCAGTACGAGTTTTAAGCCTCACATGCAGTGCTTCTAGTTGTGAGAGAAATTGGAGTACTTTTGAGCAG ATCCACACAAAGAAGAGAAATCGGCTAGAGCAACAAAAACTCAACTCTCTAGTGTATGTGATGTATAATATGAAATTaagagaaagaagcatgaagAGAAGGGCGGCAATGGATCCAATATTGGTGGACCACATTGAAtcagatgatgaatggattgctGAGAAAGAAGGTCCTGTTCTCCCAACTAATCCATATTGGCTCGAAGATCAAAATATGGCCTTTGATATTAGTGCCATTACAACTATTCCGGAGTCTGATGATCCAGTTGACAGCAATGCACCATCAACATCTAATATTTCTGAAGGAGATTGCCCCCCACCTTCCTCAAGGAAAAGGAAGGCAACTACTTTAAGTAAGTGTTTATAG